In Panthera tigris isolate Pti1 chromosome D2, P.tigris_Pti1_mat1.1, whole genome shotgun sequence, one DNA window encodes the following:
- the SLC18A3 gene encoding vesicular acetylcholine transporter codes for MEPAAPAGQARAAASKLSEAMGAVLQDPRRQRRLVLVIVCVALFLDNMLYMVIVPIVPDYIAHMHKAGRPTTSPKVYTLQAPTPASGSDNMGNTSESPTESEDVKIGVLFASKAILQLLVNPLSGPFIDRMSYDVPLLIGLGVLFASTVLFAFAEDYAMLFAARSLQGLGSAFADTSGIAMIADKYPEEPERSRALGVALAFISFGSLVAPPFGGFLYWFAGKPVPFLVLAAVSLLDALLLLVVAKPFSAVTRARANLPVGTPIHRLMLDPYIAVVAGALTTCNIPLAFLEPTIATWMEHTMSASEWQTGMAWLPAFVPHVLGVYLTVRLAARYPHLQWLYGALGLVVIGASSCMVPACRSFAPLVISLCGLCFGIALVDTALLPTLAFLVDVRHVSVYGSVYAIADISYSVAYALGPIVAGHIVHSLGFVQLSLGMGLANLLYAPVLLLLRNVGLLRRSRSERDVLLDEPPQGLYDAVRLRERPVADPDGAPRSPSGPFDECEDVYNNYYTHS; via the coding sequence ATGGAACCCGCGGCGCCCGCGGGCCAGGCCCGGGCGGCAGCCAGCAAGCTGTCGGAGGCGATGGGCGCAGTGCTGCAGGATCCTCGGCGGCAGCGGCGCCTGGTGCTGGTCATCGTGTGCGTGGCTCTCTTCCTGGACAACATGCTGTACATGGTCATCGTGCCCATCGTGCCCGACTACATTGCCCACATGCATAAGGCCGGCAGGCCCACCACGAGCCCCAAAGTGTACACCCTGCAGGCGCCCACTCCAGCCAGTGGCAGTGACAACATGGGCAACACCTCAGAGTCCCCGACGGAGAGTGAGGACGTGAAGATCGGGGTGCTGTTTGCCTCCAAGGCCATCCTGCAGCTGCTGGTGAACCCCCTGAGTGGGCCCTTCATTGACCGTATGAGCTACGACGTGCCGCTGCTTATCGGCCTGGGCGTCTTGTTCGCCTCCACCGTGCTGTTCGCGTTCGCGGAGGACTATGCTATGCTCTTCGCTGCACGCAGCCTGCAGGGCCTGGGCTCAGCCTTTGCGGATACGTCCGGCATTGCCATGATCGCCGACAAGTATCCTGAAGAGCCGGAGCGCAGTCGTGCGTTGGGCGTGGCGCTGGCCTTCATCAGCTTCGGGAGTCTGGTGGCGCCACCCTTCGGGGGCTTCCTCTACTGGTTCGCGGGCAAGCCTGTGCCCTTTCTGGTGCTCGCCGCTGTTTCGCTGCTCGACGCGCTGTTGCTGCTGGTGGTGGCCAAGCCCTTCTCGGCCGTGACGCGGGCGCGGGCCAACCTGCCGGTGGGCACACCCATCCACCGCCTCATGCTGGACCCTTACATCGCCGTGGTGGCCGGGGCGCTCACCACCTGCAACATCCCCCTCGCCTTCCTCGAGCCCACCATCGCCACGTGGATGGAGCACACGATGTCGGCGTCTGAATGGCAGACGGGCATGGCCTGGCTGCCAGCTTTCGTGCCGCATGTGCTAGGTGTCTACCTCACCGTGCGCCTGGCGGCGCGCTATCCACACCTGCAGTGGCTGTACGGAGCACTAGGGCTGGTAGTGATCGGCGCCAGCTCTTGCATGGTGCCTGCCTGCCGCTCCTTCGCACCACTGGTGATCTCACTCTGCGGCCTCTGCTTCGGCATTGCGCTAGTTGACACGGCACTGCTGCCCACGCTCGCCTTTCTCGTGGACGTGCGCCACGTCTCGGTCTACGGCAGCGTCTATGCCATCGCCGACATCTCCTATTCCGTGGCCTATGCTCTCGGGCCCATAGTGGCGGGGCACATAGTGCACTCGCTTGGTTTTGTGCAACTTAGCCTTGGCATGGGCCTGGCCAACCTGCTCTACGCGCCAGTCCTGCTGCTGCTGCGCAACGTGGGCCTCCTGAGGCGCTCCCGCTCTGAGCGCGATGTGCTGCTGGATGAGCCACCGCAGGGTCTGTATGATGCTGTGCGCCTGCGTGAGCGCCCTGTGGCCGACCCAGACGGCGCCCCTCGAAGCCCTTCGGGCCCCTTTGACGAGTGCGAGGACGTCTACAACAATTACTACACCCACAGCTAG